In Prunus dulcis chromosome 2, ALMONDv2, whole genome shotgun sequence, a single genomic region encodes these proteins:
- the LOC117618381 gene encoding uncharacterized protein LOC117618381, which yields MFSPFSCATFHHQEVDEDDDQPMISPPRKSSRSRSTGFHRRHSRDTKNPYSSRGLDKFSALVADLEEKRQKIYAQPDSKDISFVRFVYKDSTDTSLPVPIVVKLRDKKEDKAKTLTDHEEKHATPNIDPSSLAVKEVKPPPKLEPEKQSEQRTMWRWNMKSDKWRRPAYYLPLVIIFILVLLALFGRSFAILCTSVCWYAIPMLKESSNNATTGAKKKDYVTRLSDKNMAVTQELMSSPKSNHRFLGKHVHQKSF from the coding sequence ATGTTCAGCCCTTTCAGCTGTGCCACTTTCCATCACCAAGAAgtagatgaagatgatgaccAACCCATGATTTCACCACCAAGAAAATCTTCTAGATCAAGAAGCACTGGCTTTCACAGAAGACATAGCAGGGACACCAAGAACCCGTATTCGAGCCGGGGCCTTGACAAGTTCTCTGCACTTGTAGCTGATCTTGAGGAGAAAAGACAGAAGATTTATGCTCAACCAGACTCAAAAGACATAAGCTTCGTCCGCTTTGTGTACAAGGACTCAACTGATACAAGTCTTCCTGTTCCAATCGTGGTTAAGCTCAGGGACAAAAAGGAAGACAAAGCCAAGACTTTAACTGATCACGAAGAAAAGCATGCAACCCCTAATATTGATCCTTCGTCCTTAGCCGTGAAAGAGGTCAAGCCGCCACCAAAATTGGAACCTGAAAAACAGAGTGAGCAGAGGACAATGTGGCGTTGGAACATGAAATCGGACAAGTGGAGAAGGCCGGCTTATTATCTGCCACTGGTTATAATcttcattttggttttgttggctTTGTTTGGGCGGTCATTCGCAATATTGTGCACGTCTGTTTGTTGGTACGCAATTCCAATGCTGAAAGAGAGCTCAAATAATGCAACAACGGGAGCAAAGAAGAAAGACTATGTTACAAGATTGAGTGACAAAAACATGGCAGTTACTCAGGAACTCATGTCTTCTCCGAAAAGTAACCACAGATTCTTGGGCAAACATGTTCACCAGAAAAGTTTTTGA